A stretch of the Sulfurimonas sp. HSL-1656 genome encodes the following:
- a CDS encoding EamA family transporter, which produces MGYFYIFATVLFTVYGQLILKWRIEKFGALPEGLAEKIFFLLKLLFDPFIFSGFLAAFIASLFWMAAMTKFDVSFAYPFMSGAFVLVFLFSVFLFNEPVSWHKVVGLILIVAGIIVTSRSV; this is translated from the coding sequence GTGGGATACTTTTATATTTTTGCAACAGTGTTGTTTACCGTCTATGGCCAGTTGATCCTCAAATGGCGTATCGAAAAGTTCGGTGCACTGCCGGAGGGTTTGGCGGAAAAGATATTTTTTCTGCTGAAACTGTTGTTTGACCCGTTTATTTTCAGCGGCTTTCTTGCTGCATTCATTGCATCCCTTTTCTGGATGGCTGCGATGACGAAGTTTGATGTGAGTTTTGCCTATCCCTTTATGAGCGGCGCTTTTGTTCTTGTTTTTCTTTTTTCCGTCTTTTTATTCAATGAGCCGGTCTCCTGGCACAAGGTTGTCGGTCTCATATTGATTGTCGCGGGTATTATTGTGACGAGCCGAAGTGTATGA
- a CDS encoding DUF6044 family protein, with amino-acid sequence MSITSLSKFIMSQRLLWQYLGIALLMFYLSPLVLYGEHLLYLVFDNLDSNVVWFKVLAESGMLFAGSDAIVPNMMGGLPRGSYGSEYNVLQWLYYFFKPINAYVINEILMHVVAYFSMYLFLDRIVFRSEYSGRYPFIVFGALYYAVLPFWPSGGLSVPLMPLVVYALLKIRAAEGEWWHWILLALLPLYSSFILVYMFFIIAAALLLVIDTVRTRSLNRAFFFALFMMGSLFLLVEYRLVYMTFFDTGFVSHRTEFEMLIKESLLSSYRASHLEFLNGNPHAKGLHLTYIVPTMLLAMLLAFSRRKFSMWESLFIWAVFGVTFAVDIWSVVMTQKYTMPLLLCFAMVAWYFQKKARLLPLLLLVQILLSYWFGYWFYEGLDSLKTFVPSLEMLNMSRFFFFQPMIWALIAAVALKIIYRRLELTGLFVILLFALQLHVAKTHAYFGIAEQEHHMTYENYYAEEMFDEIRKFIGKDQKEYRVVSLGIEPAPALFNGFYTLDGYSVNYPLEYKKEFRKIIEKHLDQHAANRQMYDEWGSKVYMFAWGCNYIIYDHTVKLDNLDFNTTQMYNMGARYILSGHEIITPEKLGLSFMRKFTGEHSYWDIYLYEIIPGSDKNQKKNN; translated from the coding sequence ATGTCCATAACTTCTTTAAGTAAGTTTATTATGAGCCAGAGGCTGCTTTGGCAGTACCTCGGAATAGCACTCCTTATGTTTTACTTGTCGCCACTTGTGCTGTACGGGGAACATTTGCTCTATCTCGTTTTTGACAATTTGGACTCAAATGTTGTTTGGTTCAAGGTCCTGGCGGAAAGTGGAATGCTTTTTGCCGGGAGTGATGCTATCGTTCCCAACATGATGGGAGGTTTGCCGAGAGGGTCTTACGGTAGCGAGTACAATGTGCTTCAATGGCTCTATTACTTTTTCAAGCCTATCAATGCCTATGTGATCAATGAGATTCTTATGCATGTAGTGGCCTATTTCTCGATGTACCTTTTTTTGGATCGTATCGTATTTAGGTCCGAATACTCTGGCCGGTATCCATTTATTGTCTTTGGGGCGCTCTATTATGCGGTGTTGCCTTTCTGGCCGTCCGGTGGTCTCAGCGTTCCGTTGATGCCGTTGGTGGTCTATGCACTTTTGAAGATACGTGCAGCAGAGGGAGAGTGGTGGCATTGGATATTATTGGCGTTGTTGCCACTTTACAGCAGCTTCATATTAGTTTATATGTTTTTCATTATTGCAGCCGCACTCTTGCTCGTCATCGATACCGTACGGACTAGAAGCCTCAATCGGGCGTTTTTCTTTGCCCTTTTTATGATGGGCAGCCTTTTTTTGCTTGTGGAGTATCGTCTGGTTTACATGACGTTTTTCGATACGGGCTTTGTGTCGCACCGCACTGAGTTCGAGATGCTGATAAAAGAGAGCTTGCTGTCGTCATACAGGGCTTCTCATCTTGAATTTCTTAACGGGAACCCCCATGCCAAGGGGCTCCATCTGACGTATATAGTTCCAACCATGCTATTGGCGATGCTCCTCGCTTTTTCACGACGCAAATTCTCCATGTGGGAGTCACTTTTCATTTGGGCCGTTTTCGGTGTGACGTTTGCCGTCGACATCTGGAGTGTTGTCATGACGCAGAAATATACGATGCCCCTGCTGTTGTGCTTTGCCATGGTTGCCTGGTACTTTCAAAAAAAAGCACGTTTATTGCCACTCCTGCTGCTGGTGCAGATCCTACTTTCATACTGGTTTGGCTACTGGTTTTATGAAGGCTTGGATAGTTTAAAAACGTTTGTACCATCTCTCGAGATGCTGAATATGTCGCGGTTTTTCTTTTTTCAGCCTATGATATGGGCGCTGATCGCCGCTGTTGCCCTGAAAATCATTTACCGTCGTCTTGAACTTACAGGTCTTTTCGTGATTTTGTTGTTTGCGCTTCAACTGCATGTAGCCAAAACGCACGCCTATTTCGGGATAGCGGAGCAGGAACACCATATGACATACGAGAACTATTACGCAGAAGAGATGTTCGATGAGATCCGGAAATTCATTGGTAAAGATCAGAAAGAGTACAGGGTGGTGAGTCTGGGGATCGAACCAGCACCTGCACTGTTCAATGGATTTTACACACTGGATGGTTATTCGGTCAACTACCCTCTGGAGTACAAGAAAGAGTTCCGGAAAATCATCGAAAAACATCTTGACCAACACGCAGCAAATCGTCAGATGTATGACGAATGGGGCAGCAAGGTGTATATGTTCGCATGGGGGTGCAATTATATTATCTATGATCACACTGTGAAACTGGACAACCTGGACTTCAATACGACGCAAATGTATAATATGGGGGCACGTTACATTCTGTCGGGGCATGAGATCATCACACCGGAGAAACTCGGGCTGAGTTTTATGAGGAAATTTACAGGTGAACACAGTTACTGGGATATCTATCTTTATGAGATAATCCCCGGTTCTGACAAAAATCAGAAAAAGAACAACTAA
- a CDS encoding prepilin-type N-terminal cleavage/methylation domain-containing protein produces MKRSGFTMIELIFVIVILGILAAVAIPKLAATRDDAKLSKEIANVKTCVSDLGAAYTAQGSTGMTNSMAQAPACVATSASADDCFAVAITAASGTATVTSSATATHCGNAAVLASSLITTHAFGGSNVSY; encoded by the coding sequence ATGAAAAGAAGTGGTTTCACTATGATCGAATTGATCTTCGTTATTGTTATTCTCGGTATTTTGGCAGCGGTTGCCATTCCTAAACTTGCGGCAACTCGGGATGACGCGAAGCTTTCTAAAGAGATTGCAAACGTTAAAACATGTGTAAGCGATCTTGGTGCGGCATATACTGCACAGGGTTCTACGGGTATGACGAACTCAATGGCTCAAGCGCCGGCTTGTGTGGCGACTTCAGCAAGTGCTGACGACTGTTTTGCCGTCGCGATTACAGCTGCTTCAGGTACGGCAACAGTTACATCCAGCGCTACTGCAACACATTGTGGCAATGCGGCTGTACTGGCTTCAAGCTTGATCACGACTCACGCATTCGGCGGTTCTAACGTCTCTTATTAA
- a CDS encoding type II secretion system protein: MNRRNAFTMIELVFVIVILGILSAIALSKLSATRDDARLSQMAKSISISIGEVVANAVARGIVPSSEAEWVDASKNIASLRANGLAVVTGSNDVEFAIGGVSDCLVFHLAAVAGVQSLTIVKPASSVELCQRLQGMFANSAYPLRGGNVNYD, translated from the coding sequence ATGAACCGGCGTAATGCATTCACCATGATCGAACTGGTTTTTGTCATAGTAATACTGGGTATTTTATCTGCTATTGCCCTGAGCAAGCTGAGTGCAACAAGGGATGATGCCCGGTTGTCACAAATGGCAAAATCTATCTCTATCTCTATTGGAGAGGTTGTTGCCAATGCAGTTGCTAGAGGGATTGTCCCTTCTTCAGAAGCGGAATGGGTAGATGCATCGAAAAATATAGCAAGTCTACGTGCAAACGGTTTAGCTGTTGTGACGGGTTCGAATGATGTCGAGTTCGCAATAGGTGGCGTGTCGGACTGCCTGGTGTTCCATCTCGCCGCAGTAGCAGGTGTTCAGAGCCTGACGATTGTTAAGCCGGCGAGCTCAGTTGAGCTATGTCAGCGCTTACAGGGTATGTTCGCAAACAGTGCATATCCGTTAAGAGGGGGAAATGTAAATTATGACTAA
- a CDS encoding type II secretion system protein, whose amino-acid sequence MTKNAFTMIELIFVIVVLGILASIAIPKFAATREDAKISAARATVAAVRSGIVSERQKRMLRGDTTYITSLGDNFIGVLSYPAKDWTRSNESYSIVIGPNTCTYTYDNTTGQFTASSPTGLCTAVDY is encoded by the coding sequence ATGACTAAAAATGCATTTACGATGATAGAACTTATTTTTGTAATTGTGGTATTGGGGATATTGGCGAGTATTGCCATTCCAAAATTTGCGGCTACGCGTGAGGATGCAAAGATTTCCGCTGCGAGGGCAACCGTGGCTGCAGTACGTTCCGGTATCGTCTCTGAAAGACAAAAACGGATGTTGCGGGGTGATACAACCTATATTACAAGTTTGGGTGATAACTTTATCGGTGTACTTTCTTATCCGGCGAAAGACTGGACGAGAAGTAACGAAAGTTACAGTATTGTAATTGGTCCAAATACGTGTACATACACATATGACAATACGACAGGACAGTTTACAGCCTCTAGCCCTACTGGGCTGTGTACAGCTGTTGATTATTGA
- a CDS encoding GGDEF domain-containing protein has translation MRKEWSALRVTFILYFAILIIPVNIFFFYSLVESSKEDTDVVRQIGEIGSTIQRLALLDAYDENVALVNRVDEAMDEIKPWFSRQEQIEYNIRARTPAEQFEGLVGCWHQFKRSLEGHAEHMTTMQHAAACWDKSQSLLFVTGKISDLKKNTTINMIYFSLTLSMLMLVALVYLVRVYIHLQEKKHAVYDLETKLFNRQYFDAELKKFCAESLRHTHSLSVLCFRIENFALQEKNRDKQHLSTKVGGIFNANVRESDTAARCTLDAFALILPETDQEGAGILRSRLEEKLASEDLNFQTMLFTNDEKECSIFEAEIEHYLRA, from the coding sequence ATGCGAAAAGAGTGGTCAGCCCTTCGAGTAACTTTTATCCTTTATTTTGCTATTTTAATTATTCCGGTAAACATATTTTTCTTTTATTCATTGGTTGAAAGCAGTAAAGAAGATACGGATGTTGTTCGACAAATTGGTGAGATTGGGTCGACGATACAGCGCCTTGCTCTGCTTGATGCATACGATGAGAATGTGGCACTGGTGAACCGTGTTGACGAAGCCATGGACGAAATCAAACCGTGGTTCTCGCGGCAAGAGCAGATCGAATACAATATCCGCGCACGCACGCCTGCCGAACAGTTTGAAGGGTTGGTTGGCTGCTGGCATCAGTTTAAACGTTCACTGGAAGGTCATGCGGAGCATATGACGACCATGCAACATGCTGCAGCATGTTGGGATAAAAGCCAGTCACTTCTATTCGTCACAGGAAAAATTTCCGATTTAAAGAAAAACACAACGATCAACATGATCTATTTCAGCTTGACATTGAGTATGTTGATGCTGGTGGCCCTTGTGTATTTGGTGCGGGTCTATATCCATTTGCAAGAAAAGAAACATGCGGTATATGATCTTGAGACAAAACTGTTTAACAGACAATACTTTGATGCGGAATTAAAGAAATTTTGTGCTGAATCGCTGCGACACACGCATTCTCTGAGCGTACTCTGTTTCCGTATTGAAAACTTTGCACTGCAAGAAAAGAATAGGGATAAACAGCACCTGTCCACAAAGGTAGGTGGGATTTTTAATGCCAATGTACGTGAAAGCGATACTGCCGCACGCTGTACATTGGACGCTTTTGCATTGATCCTGCCAGAGACTGATCAGGAAGGTGCAGGAATACTTCGATCACGTTTGGAAGAGAAACTTGCTTCAGAAGATTTGAATTTTCAAACGATGTTATTCACGAATGATGAAAAAGAGTGTTCGATATTTGAAGCCGAAATTGAACACTATCTACGAGCTTGA
- a CDS encoding primosomal protein N' encodes MHYYDVALLGSPLGALTYHSRDRVEPGFKVTVPLRENERDGVILNESRQHRDDTAALLGVTELFFSTQQLQFARFISEYYFASIGEALSLFVPFRLNGIDIDRKPHFLEGEFLLSPVQEKAFHFITSYPVSLLFGDTGSGKTEIYMKYFEEMLLQGKRSLFLMPEISLTPQMQKRLEAHFGDAVVMWHSKLTKKQKEKALEKIRSGEAGIVAGPRSALFLPIEDLGLIVVDEEHDDSYKSSSRPRYHARDMAIYYGKLLDIPVVLGSATPSLSSYVKFPHYRLKGGHFQSERVFEFEAHTEGITLKIESAIEAVVAQNEQAMLFIPTRANFKYLICSSCGYTYECPFCSVGMSVHRYRRQVRCHYCGYAEAIPQHCPECKTGDLASSRLGTAEAVEYFHEQKPEWRVAQFDRDKITTQKKLKELLHAFNEHEIDLLVGTQMLSKGHDYHAVTLAVVLGLDNLLSLSDYRARERALSLLLQIAGRSGRKKAARVIVQTFNAEFFSAYIDGYERFLEEEKLFREGMYPPYKKLCRVLFAYKKSETAEAAMRQMETGLRAFKSVEIVGADKAPIEKIAGKYRYQILLRADKSTELIRAIKATKVPLAEIDMDPIEFG; translated from the coding sequence GTGCATTATTATGATGTAGCACTGTTGGGTTCGCCTTTAGGTGCTTTGACCTATCATAGTCGCGACAGGGTCGAACCTGGCTTCAAGGTGACCGTGCCGCTTCGTGAAAATGAACGAGACGGGGTTATTTTAAATGAGTCCCGGCAGCATCGTGATGACACAGCTGCTCTTCTTGGGGTGACGGAACTCTTCTTCAGTACGCAGCAGTTACAGTTTGCCCGTTTTATTTCAGAATACTATTTCGCCTCAATCGGAGAAGCCTTAAGCTTATTCGTTCCGTTTCGCCTGAATGGGATCGATATTGATAGAAAACCTCATTTTCTAGAGGGTGAATTCCTGCTCTCACCGGTACAAGAAAAAGCATTCCATTTTATAACGTCCTATCCGGTTTCCCTCCTTTTCGGCGATACCGGATCAGGAAAAACCGAAATTTACATGAAGTATTTCGAAGAGATGCTTTTACAGGGGAAACGTTCACTATTCCTGATGCCGGAAATATCGTTGACACCGCAGATGCAGAAACGGCTGGAAGCGCATTTCGGGGATGCCGTGGTGATGTGGCATTCGAAGCTGACGAAGAAGCAGAAAGAGAAGGCACTGGAGAAGATACGCAGCGGTGAAGCGGGTATTGTCGCCGGGCCCCGATCGGCACTTTTCCTTCCCATTGAGGATCTGGGTCTGATCGTTGTCGATGAAGAGCACGATGACAGTTACAAGTCCTCATCGCGTCCGAGGTACCATGCCCGTGATATGGCGATCTACTACGGCAAACTCCTCGATATCCCCGTGGTGCTCGGCAGTGCCACCCCTTCACTGAGCTCCTATGTCAAATTTCCCCATTACAGGCTCAAAGGGGGACACTTCCAGAGCGAACGGGTTTTCGAGTTTGAAGCCCATACCGAGGGGATCACGCTGAAGATCGAATCGGCAATCGAGGCGGTCGTGGCCCAGAACGAACAGGCGATGCTCTTTATCCCGACCCGGGCGAACTTCAAGTATCTCATCTGCAGCAGCTGCGGCTATACCTACGAGTGCCCCTTCTGCAGTGTCGGGATGAGCGTGCACCGTTACCGGCGCCAGGTGCGCTGCCACTACTGCGGGTATGCAGAGGCGATCCCCCAGCACTGTCCCGAATGTAAAACGGGCGATCTCGCCAGTTCGCGCCTGGGCACGGCGGAGGCGGTCGAATATTTCCATGAACAGAAGCCCGAGTGGCGTGTAGCGCAGTTCGACCGGGACAAGATCACGACGCAGAAAAAGCTCAAGGAGCTGCTGCACGCCTTCAACGAACACGAGATCGATCTCCTTGTCGGCACCCAGATGCTCTCGAAGGGGCATGATTACCATGCCGTGACTCTGGCGGTCGTCCTGGGACTGGATAACCTACTCAGCCTCAGTGATTACCGTGCGCGGGAACGTGCTCTCTCGCTGCTGCTGCAGATCGCGGGGCGCAGCGGCCGCAAAAAAGCGGCACGTGTCATTGTCCAGACCTTCAATGCCGAGTTCTTTTCCGCCTATATCGACGGCTATGAGCGTTTCTTGGAAGAGGAGAAGCTTTTCCGCGAAGGGATGTACCCGCCCTACAAGAAACTGTGCCGGGTACTCTTTGCCTACAAAAAAAGTGAGACGGCCGAAGCGGCGATGCGGCAGATGGAAACGGGGCTCAGAGCATTTAAGAGTGTTGAGATCGTCGGCGCGGACAAGGCGCCGATTGAAAAGATCGCGGGGAAATACCGCTACCAGATCCTGCTGCGCGCCGATAAAAGTACCGAACTGATCCGCGCGATTAAAGCGACCAAGGTCCCGCTGGCTGAAATCGACATGGACCCCATCGAGTTCGGGTAA
- the ispG gene encoding flavodoxin-dependent (E)-4-hydroxy-3-methylbut-2-enyl-diphosphate synthase, with translation MIKRYPTKQIYVGNVPVGGDAPISVQSMTYSRTRDVEATVEQINRLHFAGCDIVRVAVPDMEDALALKAIKERISLPLVADIHFNYKLALVAAEVVDCIRINPGNIGEQSRVKDVVKACRERNIPIRIGVNAGSLEKQFDAKYGQTAEGMVASAEYNIKFLEDLGFTDIKVSLKASDVQRTVEAYRMLRPKNNYPFHLGVTEAGTKFHATVKSAIGLGALLLDGIGDTMRVSITGELEEEINVGRAILKDSGAAGEGLNIISCPTCGRIEADLVSAVDEIERRTKHIKAPLNVSVMGCVVNAIGEAQHADVAIAYGKGSGLVMVKGEVVARLEEKDLVDKFVDEVEKMAEGNE, from the coding sequence ATGATTAAGCGCTATCCCACGAAACAGATCTATGTCGGAAACGTCCCCGTCGGCGGGGATGCGCCCATCTCCGTTCAGTCGATGACCTACAGCCGTACCCGCGACGTTGAAGCGACGGTCGAGCAGATCAACCGTCTCCACTTTGCGGGGTGCGACATTGTGCGTGTCGCCGTACCGGATATGGAAGACGCACTGGCGCTCAAAGCGATCAAGGAGCGGATCTCGCTGCCGCTTGTCGCCGATATCCATTTCAACTACAAACTGGCCCTTGTCGCGGCGGAAGTCGTCGACTGTATCCGCATCAACCCGGGCAATATCGGTGAGCAGAGCCGGGTGAAGGATGTCGTCAAAGCCTGCCGGGAGCGCAATATTCCGATCCGTATCGGTGTGAATGCCGGCAGTCTTGAGAAACAGTTTGACGCAAAGTACGGCCAGACGGCAGAGGGGATGGTCGCCTCGGCGGAGTACAACATCAAATTCCTCGAGGACCTCGGTTTTACGGACATCAAGGTCTCTCTCAAGGCCAGCGACGTACAGCGCACTGTCGAGGCTTACCGGATGCTGCGCCCGAAGAATAACTACCCCTTCCACCTGGGCGTCACCGAAGCGGGGACGAAGTTTCACGCGACAGTGAAGAGCGCCATCGGTCTGGGTGCCCTGCTGCTCGACGGGATCGGTGACACGATGCGGGTCTCCATCACCGGCGAGCTCGAAGAGGAGATCAACGTCGGCCGTGCGATTCTCAAGGATTCCGGCGCGGCGGGGGAGGGGCTCAATATCATCTCCTGCCCGACCTGCGGACGGATCGAGGCGGACCTGGTGAGCGCGGTGGACGAGATCGAACGCCGGACCAAGCACATCAAGGCCCCGCTCAATGTCTCCGTCATGGGCTGTGTCGTCAACGCCATCGGCGAAGCGCAGCATGCCGACGTCGCGATTGCCTACGGCAAGGGGAGCGGCCTGGTGATGGTTAAGGGCGAAGTCGTCGCGCGCTTGGAGGAGAAGGATCTTGTGGACAAGTTTGTCGATGAAGTCGAGAAGATGGCGGAGGGGAATGAATAA
- a CDS encoding replicative DNA helicase, translating to MEEKLYNLAFEKAVLSSIIFEPSQFEELEAILKPDDFYLPAHKDIYGAIVSLTRRDEPIDEEFIRKELNAKKKFDENVMLEILSANPISNTAAYVRELKDKSLKRHLLTLTTEIKKVTLEEELPSSDVVDMVEKKLYEITQDSQTSDFKDAESVTIDTMRYIEEMKARGNSVLVGVDTGFAELNKMTTGFGKGDLVIVAARPAMGKTSFALNMVQNLLKKGKGVAFFSLEMPAEQLMLRLLSVDTSVPLQKLRVGDMNDEEWTRLGQAVERMQSSKLFVDDQGSVNINQLRSRLRKLKGQHPEIEMAVIDYLQIMSGTGSRDRHLEVSEMSRGLKMLARELEMPIVALSQLNRGLESRNDKRPMLSDIRESGSIEQDADIILFVYRDDVYLYKEEKEREKAAKAEGKEFTPTYVEKEEEEAEIIIGKQRNGPTGHVKLLFQKRLTRFIDMPTYNATEIVYENVDTSSAQMDVGTVSMPTI from the coding sequence ATGGAAGAGAAACTCTACAACCTCGCGTTTGAAAAAGCCGTTCTCAGTTCCATCATCTTCGAGCCTTCCCAGTTCGAGGAACTCGAAGCGATCCTGAAGCCGGATGATTTTTACCTGCCGGCCCACAAGGATATCTACGGCGCTATTGTCTCTCTCACCCGACGTGACGAGCCGATTGACGAGGAGTTCATCCGCAAAGAGCTCAATGCGAAGAAGAAGTTCGACGAGAACGTGATGCTCGAGATCCTCTCGGCCAACCCGATCTCGAATACGGCCGCCTACGTCAGAGAGCTGAAGGACAAATCCCTCAAGCGCCACCTGCTGACCCTGACGACGGAGATCAAGAAAGTTACGCTCGAAGAGGAGCTGCCCAGCAGCGACGTCGTCGACATGGTCGAGAAAAAGCTCTACGAGATCACCCAGGACTCGCAGACGAGCGATTTTAAAGATGCCGAGTCGGTGACGATCGATACGATGCGCTACATCGAAGAGATGAAGGCACGGGGCAACTCCGTGCTCGTCGGCGTCGATACGGGGTTCGCGGAACTGAACAAGATGACGACGGGTTTCGGTAAGGGGGACCTTGTCATCGTCGCGGCGCGTCCGGCGATGGGGAAGACCTCCTTTGCGCTCAATATGGTGCAGAACCTGCTCAAAAAGGGCAAAGGGGTTGCCTTCTTCTCCCTGGAGATGCCGGCAGAGCAGCTGATGCTGCGTCTGCTCTCGGTCGATACCTCCGTACCGCTGCAGAAGCTGCGCGTGGGCGATATGAACGACGAGGAGTGGACACGGCTCGGCCAGGCGGTCGAGCGGATGCAGTCGAGCAAGCTCTTTGTCGATGACCAGGGCTCTGTCAACATCAACCAGCTCCGCTCCCGCCTGCGCAAGCTCAAGGGGCAGCACCCCGAGATCGAGATGGCCGTCATCGACTATCTGCAGATCATGAGCGGGACCGGGTCGCGGGACCGCCACCTGGAGGTCAGTGAGATGTCGCGGGGGCTGAAGATGCTCGCACGTGAACTGGAGATGCCGATCGTCGCGCTCTCCCAGCTCAACCGCGGCCTGGAATCGCGTAACGACAAGCGCCCGATGCTCAGCGATATCCGGGAATCCGGCTCCATCGAGCAGGATGCCGACATCATCCTCTTCGTCTACCGCGACGATGTCTACCTCTACAAGGAGGAGAAAGAGCGCGAAAAGGCCGCGAAGGCCGAAGGCAAGGAGTTTACGCCCACCTACGTCGAGAAAGAGGAGGAAGAGGCCGAGATCATCATCGGCAAGCAGCGTAACGGCCCGACGGGCCATGTCAAGCTGCTCTTCCAGAAGCGGCTGACCCGTTTTATCGACATGCCGACCTACAATGCGACGGAGATCGTGTACGAGAATGTCGATACCTCGAGCGCCCAGATGGATGTCGGCACTGTATCGATGCCGACGATCTGA
- a CDS encoding ComEC/Rec2 family competence protein: MKLEPPQLLASRQEVEVFLGLVFLLFIISLLGEYRTYRQLTRFDDAVVAATVEQQYIKRKEGGAYQVLKLRSKAGAPFFITVPTALRDLEGYEVRVWLKTDRLDFWHYLGGFFAYGAIDAVLPQRQWKFRAGEWIESQHTEVRSGALFAALFTATPLPPNLRESLARLGISHLLAISGFHLGLLSLFLFTLLRFPYRYFQTHLFPWRNARRDLFYIAAAVLWGYALFLHYPPSVLRAFAMMLIGFILYDRGLRILSFQTLGIAVVLLIAFWPRLLFSTGFWLSVAGVFYIFLFLQRFADRGRLFTFVGIHLWVYGMMLPIALALFGTYSALHPLSVLWTMAFILFYPLALLLHAVGLGGVLDSLVVRILELPATPVHIEVGVWFLAVWIGLSLLALPFKTVKMLLPLLAAAVFVGAVYQVA; encoded by the coding sequence ATGAAATTAGAACCGCCGCAACTACTGGCTTCTAGACAGGAAGTCGAAGTATTTCTTGGTCTCGTATTCCTTCTCTTCATCATTTCCCTTTTGGGAGAGTACCGCACGTACCGGCAACTGACCCGTTTTGACGATGCAGTCGTAGCGGCAACCGTTGAGCAGCAGTACATAAAACGCAAGGAGGGAGGGGCCTACCAGGTCTTGAAACTGCGCAGTAAGGCAGGAGCCCCCTTTTTTATCACGGTTCCGACGGCCCTGCGGGACCTGGAGGGATATGAAGTCCGTGTCTGGCTGAAAACGGACCGGTTGGATTTTTGGCACTATCTGGGCGGTTTTTTTGCCTACGGGGCCATCGACGCGGTACTGCCGCAGCGTCAGTGGAAGTTCCGGGCGGGGGAGTGGATTGAAAGCCAGCACACCGAAGTACGGAGCGGCGCACTCTTTGCCGCCCTCTTTACGGCGACACCGCTGCCACCGAATCTGCGCGAATCGCTGGCGCGTTTGGGGATCAGCCACTTGCTGGCGATCAGCGGCTTTCATCTGGGGCTGCTCAGCCTCTTCCTGTTTACGCTGCTGCGTTTCCCCTACCGCTACTTTCAGACACATCTGTTCCCCTGGCGCAATGCCCGCCGTGACCTCTTTTATATCGCTGCCGCCGTACTCTGGGGCTACGCCCTCTTTCTGCATTATCCTCCGTCGGTACTGCGTGCGTTCGCGATGATGCTGATAGGATTTATCCTTTATGACCGCGGCCTCCGGATTCTCTCCTTTCAGACCCTCGGCATTGCGGTCGTTTTGCTGATCGCCTTCTGGCCGCGGCTGCTCTTCTCCACCGGCTTCTGGCTTTCGGTCGCAGGTGTTTTCTATATTTTCCTTTTTCTGCAGCGTTTCGCCGACCGGGGACGGCTCTTCACCTTTGTGGGCATTCATCTCTGGGTCTACGGGATGATGCTGCCGATAGCGCTGGCGCTTTTCGGAACTTATTCGGCGCTTCACCCGCTCTCGGTGCTTTGGACGATGGCGTTCATCCTCTTCTATCCGCTGGCGCTGCTGCTGCACGCCGTCGGACTGGGGGGCGTCCTCGACAGCCTTGTCGTCCGGATTCTGGAGCTTCCGGCGACCCCGGTTCATATTGAAGTGGGAGTGTGGTTCTTGGCTGTCTGGATAGGGCTAAGCCTGCTTGCGCTTCCATTCAAGACGGTCAAAATGCTCCTGCCCCTTCTGGCCGCGGCGGTATTTGTAGGCGCGGTCTATCAGGTAGCATAG